In the genome of Pseudomonas sp. B33.4, the window TCGGGTCAATGACGATCAAACCGGGGTACTCGGTCTTCAGGTCATTGAACAGCTGTTCGAGTACCGGCTCTTTTGCGCCTGACCATGGCGCCGTAGCGCAGAGGCTGCTTTGCTCGGCACTGCCCATCAAGCCGCGCAGCTTGACCTGTTGCAGCAGGCAAGTGTTGATCCCCGCAGGCATGGGCAGCGTGTTTTCCAGAAAAACCGGCGTAGCACCGGATTCGACAATGATATCCAGCGCCTTGCGGATGGCGACTCCGATGCGTTGTTGCGTCAGTTCCGGGCTGCGCGGGTCATCCAGTCTGGTGACGATGTCATCGTCGAGATAAGCCTCCCAGAACTGACCCACGATTACATACTTGAAATGCCGCTTCGCAATCATGTCGTAATAGCGTTGAGTGGCGTCGTGGCATTTTTTATACAGCCCGTTCGTGTATTTATTCACGTCGTAGATATAGATCCCGGGCAACGCGAGGCACGCCGGGTAGCCCTGTGTCAGTACTGCAAGATTGGCATCCCTGGCCAGTGTTTCGACAAAGCCCCAGTAGTGATTCGAAAACGAATCGCCCATCAGCAATATTTGTGGTGCGGCCTGCGCGGCACCCGCTATGCAGCCCGGATCGGCGCCATCACTGACACCAAGACATCCCTCCCGATTGGCCGGAACAGATGCTTTCAAGCCATTGAACACGTTGTTGTAGCCTTGGTTGAAGCGGTTCGGCCAGCCTTCCTGTCTGACGCTGGCCGCGTGGAGCAGCGACAGGCCGATTGCGGGCAGGATCATCAGCACGACCAGGGTTTTGGCAAAGTCGAGCCTGGCCTTTCGAAAGCGGTTTTCGATCAACACATAGCAGAGCCAGGCCATGACGAACGTGGAGGCGAAATAAACGATCGTCATCGGCGGGGTGAGCGCGATGCCCATGTAACTCATCACCGCCAGGATCGGCCAGTGCCACAAGTACAAGGAGTACGAGAGCGTGCCGATAAACACCAGGGGTTTGAACGCCAGCAGTTTCGACGTAATGCTCGCATCGCCGACCCCCTGAAACAGTAGGGCTGCCGTGGCGAGGCACACGGCAATCGCGTGGAATCGCGGAAAGCCCGGCAGGATATCTTCCAGGGTGGCGCAGAAGATGATCGTCGCCAGCGAAAGCGCGCAGACCAGCGTGGCGCCCAGGCGATTGAGCCTGAATGTGTCCGTGCTGAAGATCACCGCACAGGAGCCGATCATCAATTCGAAAATTCGCGCAGTGAAGAAGTAGTAGTTTTTGTCAGGAACCGAGTAAGACCAGTACAGCGCGAGCGCCATTGCCGCCAGGGTCAAGCCGAGTACCACCGCTTTGAACAGGCTTTTCGCCAGGTAGCGGTAGAGCAACCAGAGGCCCAGCGGCAGGGCCAGATACCACTGCCATTCGATGGCCAGTGACCAGGTGTGCAACAGCGGCAGGCTGGCCGCATCAGGTGTGGCATAGCCGGTTGTGACTTTGGAAAAGTACTGATTGGAGATGATTAGTGACGTGTACTTTTCGCTTTTCAGAAAGTCGACGTAGTCATCGGGCAGGTACAGCAGCGTTGTGACCATCAGGGTCACGACCAGCAACGCAAGCACCGCTGGCTGCAAGCGCCAGATTCGCCGCGTATAGAACCCCGAGAACGTGAACCTGCCGTTGTTCAGCGATTTCATGATGATCGCGGTGGTCAGATAACCCGAGATCACGAAGAAGATATCGACGCCAATAAACCCGGACGGGAAAAACGCCAGACCGCCGTGGAAAATCAACACCAGCAGCACCGCGATTGCGCGTAATCCGTCGATATCAGCACGGTATTTGATCGTTGGTTTGCGGTCACCGGCAGTCGCTGCCGGTGAAGGAGACTCGCGCCGCTGTTTATCGCCAAATATTTTAAACAGCAGCCCTCGCAAAGGCTTTCCGGCTACCTCAACGGGGCGATTGAGCATTTATTAATCCCTGACTGGTTCAGAACCAACAATCAATTCATTCCGTTTGATCGCGTTTGTTTCAATGAAAAACAGCCGAGTGTATCGGCTGTTGAAAGGACGGGGAATCTAAGCCTGATGTGGTTTACGCCCAGACACAAAATGACTGACATCGTTGAATCCCGGAGTCGACGCGTGACCCGGCGTGACCAGCGAATCGATAAACGCCTCATCCTGCGCTGTGATCTGCACAGCCTGCGCCTTGGTATAGGCATCCCACTGTTCTTCAGTTCGCGGCCCGACAATCGCCGACGTCACCGCACTGTTGTTCAACACCCAGGCAATCGCAAACTCGACCATGCCGACCCCGCGCTGCTCGGTGTACTGCTGAATCTCTTGAGCGATACGCAGCGACTCTACGCGCCACTCGGTTTCCAGAATGCGCTTGTCCTGACGTCCGGCGCGGCTGTTGGCGTCCGGTTTCACATCGGGTGCGTACTTGCCGCTGAGCACGCCCCGGGCCAGTGGACTGTAAGGCACTACGCCAAGGCCGTAGGTTTGTGCAGCAGTGATCTGCTCGGTCTCGGCCTGGCGGTTGACGATGTTGTACAACGGCTGACTGATCACCGGGCGATCAACGCCTAGTTTGTCGGCGACGCGAATCACCTCGGCAATCCGCCAGCCACGATAGTTGGACAGCCCCCAATAACGAATCTTGCCCTGACGAATAAGGTCGCCAATCGCCGACACGCTCACATCCAGTGGCGTGTTGTGGTCTTCGCGGTGCAGGTAGTAAATGTCGAGATAGTCCGTGCCGAGCCGGGTCAGGCTGGCATCGATGCCATTGAAGATATGTTTGCGGCTCAAGCCGCTACGATTCGGCACACCGTCCACCGGGCCGAAACCGACCTTGGTCGCCAGCACCCACTCATGCCGATGACGGGCAATCGCTTCACCGACGATCTCTTCGGAGCGACCGTTGGTGTAGACATCAGCGGTGTCGATGAAATTGATGCCCTGATCCCTGGCCTTGTCGATGATACGCAGCGAATCCTCAGCGCTGGTCTGCTCGCCAAACATCATCGTGCCGAGGGTGAGGGTGGACACCTGCAAGCCCGAGTGACCGAGTGTGCGATAGCTCATGCCGAAATCCTTTTGTCGGTGGGAAAGGGTTAATCAAATACCAGAAGCGTGCGATGCGGCAAAGTGAATTATTGGCTAAACACAGCCCTCACCCTAACCCTCTCCCGGAGGGAGAGGGTTAGGGTGAGGTGTTTGAGCGAGCAAAACCGACGTGCAATACCGAGTCGAACTCAAGTCTTGAAAAGCCCACAGATCGGCTCCCTTTCCCCCTCGCCCCCTTGGGGGAGAGGGCTGGGGTGAGGGGGAAAAGATCTCCAGAACACCACAAAAGCCCAGCCGAAACCCAAATAAAAAACGGCCCTGAAAAGGGCCGTTCTTCCATCCATCAAAACCTCAAGCGCGCAACGTCCGCGTCATACGCAACGCCAGCAAACTCCCACCGACAATCACCCCCGCGAGCAGATACAACGCCGCATCGGTCGAGCCGGTGCTGTCCTTGACCCAACCCACCAGATACGGGCTAAGGAAGCCAGCCATCTGCCCCATCGAGTTGATCAACGCCAGGCCACCGGCCGCAGCGCCCGCGCTCAACATCGCGGTCGGCACCGGCCAGAACATCGGCAGACCCGTCAACGCGCCCATGGTGGCAATGGTCAGACCCAGAATCGCAATCGCCGGGTTTGCCGCAAAGTTAACGGCAATCACCAGACCGATCGCGCCCATCAGCATTGGCACCACCAAATGCCAGCGGCGCTCTTTGCGCAAGTCCGCCGAACGCCCGACCACCAGCATGAATACCGCCGCCAGCAGATACGGAATCGCGCTCAGCCAGCCGATCACCAGGTTATCGCTGAAACCGAGGTTCTTGATGATCGACGGCAGCCAGAAGTTGATCGCGTACACGCCGCTCTGGATGCAGAAGTAGATCAGGCCAAACGCCCAGATTGCCGGGTTCTTGAACACCGCCAGCAGCGAGTCGGACGTAGTCTTCGGCTTGTTCGCCAGGTCTTCGGCCTGATCCGCTTCGAGCACTGCGCGTTCGTGTGGAGTCAGCCACTTGGCGTTGGCGAAGCTGTCGCTCAGGAGGAAATAGGCGAGGGCGCCGAGGATCACCGTCGGAATGCCTTGCAGCAGAAACATCCATTGCCAGCCGGCCAGACCGCCCTGGCCTGCCGCGAAGTGATTGAGAATCCAGCCAGAGAACGGGCTGCCAAGCAAACCGGACACCGGGATCGCCGACATGAACAGCGCCATGATCCGGCCACGGCGGAAGGTTGGGAACCACTGCGAAAGGTACAGCACGACGCCCGGGAAGAACCCTGCTTCGGCCGCACCGGTGAACAGGCGCAGGGTGTAGAACTCGGTCGGGGTGGTGACGAACAACAGGCAAGTCGACAGCGTGCCCCAGGTGATCATCATCACCGCAATCCAGCGCCGAGGGCCGAATTTGGTTAATGCCAGGTTGCTCGGCACGCCGCACAGCACGTAGCCGATGAAGAAGATACCGGCACCGAGGCCGTACACGGTTTCGCTGAATTTCAGTGCGTCGAGCATCTGCAGTTTGGCAAATCCAACGTTGACCCGGTCGAGGTAGTTGAACAAGTAGCAGATGAAAATGAAGGGGATCAAACGCAGGGTGATGCGTTTGTAGACGGCGTTTTTATCGTCATCGATGGTCTGGGTAGCTGCGGCGCTCTGCGACATAGCGGCTCTCTCTTTATTATGATTTTTTGCGATGCAAAGGGTAACGTTGATCGCCCCGAGAGTCTCGGTCACCTTTGGCCGGATTGTCTTTGTGCCTGAGCACAGGGTTTGCCGCCAGACCCTGTGCGGGTGAACAACCGCCAGCGCCATAAATCAAGGATTGCCGCCGTTATGTTCGAACTCGATCACGACCTCGCCCAGGACATCGTCGACCGGGCCATGGCCATTTTGCCTTACAACGTCAACGTCATGGACAGCCAGGGGCTGATCCTCGGCAGCGGCGAACCGGAACGCATCAACACCCGTCACGAAGGCGCGCAACTGGTGCTGGCCAATGGTCGCGTGGTCGAAATCGACGCGCAAACCGCTGTGCATCTCAAAGGCGTGCAACCGGGTATCAACCTGCCGCTGTTGCTCGACCAGCGCTTGATCGGAGTGCTCGGCATCACTGGCGAACCGGAGCAGTTGCGCACCTATGCCGAACTGGTGCGCATGACCGCCGAGATGCTCGTCGGCCAGCGCAATCAACAGGCTGAGCAGCAATGGCGGCGCCAGCGTTGCGATGATCTGCTGGCGTTGCTGTTGAGCGAGGCGGGGGACTCGCCGCGTCTGGTCGATGAAGCGCAGCAACTCGGGCTCAAACCGCAACTGACGCGGGTGCCGTATCTATTCGAACTGGGCCTTGAACACGGGCCGGGGCAAACCGTTGAGGCGCTGAGTGCCTGGCTGACCTCGCGTTATCCGGACAGTTGGTGCGCGAGTTCGGCGAAGTCGTCGCTGTTGTGGTGCCGGCCGGCGAGTCAAAACGTCGAGCATGATCGCCTGCTGGAAAAACTCGATGGTCTGGGCTGGAAGGTTCTGCGCATCGCCGTGGGCGGGCAAGCCGATGGACTGGCCGGGCTGCGCCGGTGTTATCGACGGGTCGGTGATTTGCTCGCCTATGGTCGCGAAGTGTTGCCGCACTCGCGTTTGCTGACGCTGAACCGCTATCGATTGCCGGTGATGTTGTGGCGGCATCGCAACGACGATGCGCTGGACGAATTGCTCAAACCGTTGCGCAAAGTGATCGCCAAGGACGCCAACGGCCAGTTGTTGGCGACGTTGCGCAGTTGGTGCGAGCACGATGGCCAGAGTCAGGCGTGCGCCGATGCGTTGGGGATTCATCGCAACAGCCTGCGCTATCGGATGGAGCGGATTGCCGAATTGAGTGGGGTTGATCCGTTAAGGCTGGACGGGATGTTGGCGCTGTATCTTGGGGTGCAGTTGCTGCCGCAGACTGATCCGGGTTGATTGGGCGCCTTCAAAGACGCCATCGCGAGCAGGCTCACTCCTACATTTGGAACGCATTCCCCTGTAGGAGTGAGCCTGCTCGCGATGGCGGCGGTACATTCACCGCAGAGCCTTTTGTGAAAATGAACAATAAACGCCCCCGCCACTTGTGCAGCGGACAGGCGTCAATGCGCAGGCCGACTGGCAGCATGAGGGGCATTGCCACCGGAGAATCAGCATGAAGATCGTCATCGCCCCCGACTCGTTCAAGGACAGCCTGAGTGCCCAAGGCGTCGCCGAAGCCATCGCCCTCGGCTTGGCGCAGGTCTGGCCGCAGGCCACGTTGGTCAAATGTCCAATGGCCGACGGCGGCGAAGGCACGGTCGAATCAATTCTCGCCGCGTGCGAAGGCGAACTGCGCCGCACCCGCGTGCGTGGGCCGTTGGGCGCGCCGGTCGACGCCGCGTGGGGCTGGCTGCCTCACAACCACACCGCGATCATCGAAATGGCCGAGGCCAGCGGTTTGCAATTGGTGCCGCTCGGCCAACGCGACGCCTGCATCAGCAGCACCTTCGGTACCGGCGAATTGATTCGTGCCGCGCTGGACGCCGGCGCGCAACGGGTGATTCTGGCCATTGGCGGTAGCGCGACCAACGATGGCGGCGCCGGCGCAATGCAGGCGCTGGGCGTGAAGTTGCTCGATGCACAACATCAGTCGCTGGTGCCCGGCGGCTTGGCATTGGCACAACTGGCAAAGTTGGACTTGAGCGAACTCGACCCACGTCTGGCGCAAGTGCGCTTCGATATCGCCGCTGACGTCAACAACCCGCTGTGCGGCCCGCACGGTGCCTCGGCGATTTTCGGTCCGCAAAAAGGTGCGTCACCGGCGCAGGTGCAGCAACTCGATCAGGCCTTGGGCCACTTCGCCGAACTCTGCGCGCAAGCGCTGGGCAAAGATGTTCGCGACGAACCTGGCAGTGGTGCGGCGGGTGGTTTGGGCTTTGCCGCCAAGGCTTTTCTCGGCGCGCAGTTTCAGGCCGGGGTTGAAGTGGTCGCCGAACTGGTCGGCCTCGCCGAAGCGGTCAAAGGTGCCGATCTGGTGATCACCGGCGAAGGGCGCTTCGATGCCCAGACCTTGCGCGGCAAGACGCCGTTCGGTGTCGCGCGGATTGCCAAACAGCACGCCGTGCCGGTGATCGTCATCGCCGGAACGTTGGGCGAGGGTTACCAGGAACTCTACGGTCACGGCATCGATGCAGCATTCGCCGTGACCAGCGGGCCGATGCCCTTGGAACAGGCCTGCGCCGAAGCACCGCGCCTGTTGCGTGAGCGCGCAACTGACATTGCCCGCGTCTGGCACATGGCCGCGAAATCCTGAGCAATTCCTGTAGGAGCTGCCGAAGGCTGCGATCTTTTGATTTTGCTTTTAAAAGCTCAGATCAAAAGATCGTCCGATCGCGGCCCGAGCCTTCGGCAGCTCCTACACAAAGAGATTAACGGTGTTTCATTGCTGTAACACCCTGAAAAATAGTTGCTCTTGACCCGCAATCTTCCTAAAGCCTGGCCGATACAGCTAACAGGCGCGCACATAACTTTCTAAAACAGTGACGCCGGACTGAGCCCGCCCCCCTCGGGCCAGTGATGACGCATGGACGCTCGTAGTTTCTATCTTTCGAGAGCTCAACTATGTCCCTGCGTAACCTCAATATCGCGCCCCGTGCCTTCCTCGGTTTTGCCTTTATCGCCTTGCTGGTGATCGTGCTCGGCGTGTTCGCCGTTAACCGCATGTCGATCATTCGTCAGGCGTCCGTCGAGATGGATTCGACGCAACTTCCCAGCGTGACCCAGCTCAGCGTGGTGACTGAAAACGTCCTGCGTCTGCGCATTCTGTCGTTCCGTGTGCTCGTCAACCGTGAAGCCGCCGGGTTGCAGGAAGCGCAGACCCGCATTGGCGTTCTGGTCGACAAGGTTCGCGCCGCGCAGGCCAGTTACGCCGCGCTGCCGGCCGGCCCGGAAGAGCGGGCGTTGTACCAGAGCTTCGCGACCACGCTGGACAACTACCTGCAAGCGCAGAACCAGATGATGGAGCTGTCGCGTCAGGACAAACTCGACGAAATGCGCACCCTGATCAATACGCGCATCAAGGACGGCACCGACCAGATGGGCGAGCAGCTCAACAAGCTGATCGCCATGAATGCTTCCGACGCGAAAACCGCGTCGATTCAGGCCGGCGAGTATTACGACAGCGCCATCACCGGCATCATTATCGTCGCTGTTTTTGCCGCCGTAGCGACCGTGCTACTGGCCTGGTTGCTGACCCGCAGCATCGTCACCCCGTTGAACCGCGCCGTGCAGGCTGCGCAAACCATCGCCAGCGGCAACCTGACCAAAACAATCGAAGTCGATGGCAAGGACGAACCGGCGCGCCTGCTCGAAGCACTGGCCGCGATGCAGAGCAACCTGCGCAAAACCATCGAACAGATCGCCGGTTCCGCCACGCAACTGGGCGCCGCCGCCGAAGAACTCAGCGCGGTGACCGAAGAAGCTTCCCGTGGCCTGCAGCAGCAGCACAACGAAATCGAACAAGCCGCCACGGCCGTCAACGAGATGACTGCTGCCGTTGAGGAAGTCGCGCGCAACGCCGTGTCGACCTCTGAAGCCTCAAACCAGTCGACCCACGCCGCCCGCGAAGGTCGCGATCAAGTGGTAAAAACCGTCGACGCGATCCAGACCATGACCCACGACGTGCAGAACACCGCGCAAATGATCGAAGGCCTGGCCGCACAGGGCCGTGACATCGGCAAAGTCCTCGACGTGATCCGCGCCATCGCCGAACAGACCAACCTGCTGGCGCTTAACGCCGCCATCGAAGCGGCACGCGCCGGTGAGGCCGGACGCGGCTTCGCCGTGGTCGCGGACGAGGTGCGCGCCTTGGCCCACCGCACCGCGCAGTCGACCCAGGAAATCGAAAAAATGGTCGCCGGCATCCAGAACGGCACCGGTGAAGCGGTTTCGTCGATGCAGCAAAGCAACCAGCGCACCCAGTCGACCCTGGAAATGGCCCGCGCCGCTGGCGTCGCGCTGGAGCAGATCACCCAGTCGATTCACCAGATCAACGAACGCAATCTGGTCATCGCCAGTGCTTCGGAAGAGCAGGCGCAGGTCTCGCGTGAAGTCGACCGCAACCTGGTCAACATCCGCGATCTGGCCACGCAATCGGCCGCCGGGGCTAACCAGACCAGCGCCGCGACCCATGAACTTTCGCGTCTGGCGGTGGATTTGAACGCGATGGTGGCGCGTTTCGTGATTTGAGATACGGTGAAGGCTGGAGACCGCGCAATCAGGAGACGTACATGCGCTATTCAGCCTTGACCCAACGAATCGCCGGCGAAGGAGCCGCCGCCTGGCAGATTCACGACCGAGCGCTGGAGTTGCGCGCCGAGGGTGTCGATATCCTGCTGCTGAGCGTGGGCGATCCGGATTTCGATACACCGCTGCCCATTGTCCACGGCGCGATCGACAGCTTGCTGGCCGGCGATACCCATTATTCCGAAGTGCGTGGTCGTTTGGCGTTACGCAAGCTGATTGCCGAGCGCCATCGTCGACACAGCGGGCAAGCGGTCGATGCCGACCATGTGATCGTCATGCCTGGCGCGCAATGCGCGGTGTATTCGGTGGCGCAATGTCTGCTGGATCCGGGCGATGAGGTGATCGTCGCCGAACCGATGTATGTCACCTACGAAGGCGTGTTTGGCGCTTGCGGGGCGACAGTGGTGCCGGTGCCGGTGCGCCCGGAAAACGGTTTTCGTGTCGATCCGGGCGATGTTGCTGCGCGCATCACACGGAAAACCCGCGCCATGCTGCTTAACAGTCCAAACAACCCCAGCGGCGCGAGCCTGTCACTGCTGATCTGGCAGGAACTGGCGGCGCTGTGCGTACGGCATGACTTGTGGCTGATCAGCGACGAGGTCTACAGCGAGCTGCTCTACGAAGGTCAGCACGTCAGTCCGGCGAGTTTGCCGGGTATGGCCGAACGCACGGCGACGATCAACAGCCTGTCGAAATCCCACGCCATGACCGGCTGGCGTATCGGCTGGATGATCGGGCCGAAATCGCTGGCCGAGCATTTGGTCAATTTGTCGTTGAGCATGTTGTTCGGGTTGCCGGATTTTGTGCAGAAAGCTGCGCAGATTGCGTTGGAAAGCGATTTGCCGGAAGTGACGCAGATGCGCGAGGAGTATCGCCTGCGTCGGGATCTGGTTTGCGAACGTCTAAACGGTTGTCCGGGGTTGTACCCGATTCGCCCGGACGGCGGCATGTTCGTGATGGTCGATGTGCGCCAGACCGGGCTCGGTGCCCAGGCATTTGCCGAGCAGTTACTGGAGGGCTATGGCGTGTCGGTGCTGGCCGGTGAAGCGTTCGGGCCGAGTGCGGCGGGGCATATTCGCATTGGTTTGGTGCTGGACCGGGTGAAACTGGCGGATGCCTGTGCGCGGATTGCCTTGTGTGCGGCGCAGCTTTTACAGGCGCGTAGTGCCTGATGGTTTTGTGTTGCCTGTCCCGGCCTCTTCGCGAGCAGGCTCGCTCCCACATTGGTTTTGTGAGCACTGAAGATCCAGTGTGGGAGCGAGCCTGCTCGCGAAGGCGGCATTACAGCCACCGATTAATTCAGCCCTGCCAGGCCGATGGATTCACCAGATTCGCCGGCTTCTCTCCCTTCAGCGCCGCCAACAGATTCTCCACCGCACAGCGCGCCATCGCCTCACGCGTCTCATGCGTCGCCGAACCCATATGCGGCGTCGCCACCACATTGTTCAGCTGCAACAGCGGCGAATCATGATTCAGCGGTTCACGCTCAAACACATCCAGCCCCGCCGCACGAATCCGCTGATGACGCAGC includes:
- a CDS encoding glycerate kinase; the encoded protein is MKIVIAPDSFKDSLSAQGVAEAIALGLAQVWPQATLVKCPMADGGEGTVESILAACEGELRRTRVRGPLGAPVDAAWGWLPHNHTAIIEMAEASGLQLVPLGQRDACISSTFGTGELIRAALDAGAQRVILAIGGSATNDGGAGAMQALGVKLLDAQHQSLVPGGLALAQLAKLDLSELDPRLAQVRFDIAADVNNPLCGPHGASAIFGPQKGASPAQVQQLDQALGHFAELCAQALGKDVRDEPGSGAAGGLGFAAKAFLGAQFQAGVEVVAELVGLAEAVKGADLVITGEGRFDAQTLRGKTPFGVARIAKQHAVPVIVIAGTLGEGYQELYGHGIDAAFAVTSGPMPLEQACAEAPRLLRERATDIARVWHMAAKS
- a CDS encoding pyridoxal phosphate-dependent aminotransferase, with the protein product MRYSALTQRIAGEGAAAWQIHDRALELRAEGVDILLLSVGDPDFDTPLPIVHGAIDSLLAGDTHYSEVRGRLALRKLIAERHRRHSGQAVDADHVIVMPGAQCAVYSVAQCLLDPGDEVIVAEPMYVTYEGVFGACGATVVPVPVRPENGFRVDPGDVAARITRKTRAMLLNSPNNPSGASLSLLIWQELAALCVRHDLWLISDEVYSELLYEGQHVSPASLPGMAERTATINSLSKSHAMTGWRIGWMIGPKSLAEHLVNLSLSMLFGLPDFVQKAAQIALESDLPEVTQMREEYRLRRDLVCERLNGCPGLYPIRPDGGMFVMVDVRQTGLGAQAFAEQLLEGYGVSVLAGEAFGPSAAGHIRIGLVLDRVKLADACARIALCAAQLLQARSA
- a CDS encoding MFS transporter, with the protein product MSQSAAATQTIDDDKNAVYKRITLRLIPFIFICYLFNYLDRVNVGFAKLQMLDALKFSETVYGLGAGIFFIGYVLCGVPSNLALTKFGPRRWIAVMMITWGTLSTCLLFVTTPTEFYTLRLFTGAAEAGFFPGVVLYLSQWFPTFRRGRIMALFMSAIPVSGLLGSPFSGWILNHFAAGQGGLAGWQWMFLLQGIPTVILGALAYFLLSDSFANAKWLTPHERAVLEADQAEDLANKPKTTSDSLLAVFKNPAIWAFGLIYFCIQSGVYAINFWLPSIIKNLGFSDNLVIGWLSAIPYLLAAVFMLVVGRSADLRKERRWHLVVPMLMGAIGLVIAVNFAANPAIAILGLTIATMGALTGLPMFWPVPTAMLSAGAAAGGLALINSMGQMAGFLSPYLVGWVKDSTGSTDAALYLLAGVIVGGSLLALRMTRTLRA
- a CDS encoding methyl-accepting chemotaxis protein, translated to MSLRNLNIAPRAFLGFAFIALLVIVLGVFAVNRMSIIRQASVEMDSTQLPSVTQLSVVTENVLRLRILSFRVLVNREAAGLQEAQTRIGVLVDKVRAAQASYAALPAGPEERALYQSFATTLDNYLQAQNQMMELSRQDKLDEMRTLINTRIKDGTDQMGEQLNKLIAMNASDAKTASIQAGEYYDSAITGIIIVAVFAAVATVLLAWLLTRSIVTPLNRAVQAAQTIASGNLTKTIEVDGKDEPARLLEALAAMQSNLRKTIEQIAGSATQLGAAAEELSAVTEEASRGLQQQHNEIEQAATAVNEMTAAVEEVARNAVSTSEASNQSTHAAREGRDQVVKTVDAIQTMTHDVQNTAQMIEGLAAQGRDIGKVLDVIRAIAEQTNLLALNAAIEAARAGEAGRGFAVVADEVRALAHRTAQSTQEIEKMVAGIQNGTGEAVSSMQQSNQRTQSTLEMARAAGVALEQITQSIHQINERNLVIASASEEQAQVSREVDRNLVNIRDLATQSAAGANQTSAATHELSRLAVDLNAMVARFVI
- a CDS encoding acyltransferase family protein; its protein translation is MLNRPVEVAGKPLRGLLFKIFGDKQRRESPSPAATAGDRKPTIKYRADIDGLRAIAVLLVLIFHGGLAFFPSGFIGVDIFFVISGYLTTAIIMKSLNNGRFTFSGFYTRRIWRLQPAVLALLVVTLMVTTLLYLPDDYVDFLKSEKYTSLIISNQYFSKVTTGYATPDAASLPLLHTWSLAIEWQWYLALPLGLWLLYRYLAKSLFKAVVLGLTLAAMALALYWSYSVPDKNYYFFTARIFELMIGSCAVIFSTDTFRLNRLGATLVCALSLATIIFCATLEDILPGFPRFHAIAVCLATAALLFQGVGDASITSKLLAFKPLVFIGTLSYSLYLWHWPILAVMSYMGIALTPPMTIVYFASTFVMAWLCYVLIENRFRKARLDFAKTLVVLMILPAIGLSLLHAASVRQEGWPNRFNQGYNNVFNGLKASVPANREGCLGVSDGADPGCIAGAAQAAPQILLMGDSFSNHYWGFVETLARDANLAVLTQGYPACLALPGIYIYDVNKYTNGLYKKCHDATQRYYDMIAKRHFKYVIVGQFWEAYLDDDIVTRLDDPRSPELTQQRIGVAIRKALDIIVESGATPVFLENTLPMPAGINTCLLQQVKLRGLMGSAEQSSLCATAPWSGAKEPVLEQLFNDLKTEYPGLIVIDPKIVQCKDAACMTTVDGLPVYRDIGHITDYASYKFGEMYLMRFGNPLKVAQ
- a CDS encoding aldo/keto reductase yields the protein MSYRTLGHSGLQVSTLTLGTMMFGEQTSAEDSLRIIDKARDQGINFIDTADVYTNGRSEEIVGEAIARHRHEWVLATKVGFGPVDGVPNRSGLSRKHIFNGIDASLTRLGTDYLDIYYLHREDHNTPLDVSVSAIGDLIRQGKIRYWGLSNYRGWRIAEVIRVADKLGVDRPVISQPLYNIVNRQAETEQITAAQTYGLGVVPYSPLARGVLSGKYAPDVKPDANSRAGRQDKRILETEWRVESLRIAQEIQQYTEQRGVGMVEFAIAWVLNNSAVTSAIVGPRTEEQWDAYTKAQAVQITAQDEAFIDSLVTPGHASTPGFNDVSHFVSGRKPHQA
- a CDS encoding sugar diacid recognition domain-containing protein → MFELDHDLAQDIVDRAMAILPYNVNVMDSQGLILGSGEPERINTRHEGAQLVLANGRVVEIDAQTAVHLKGVQPGINLPLLLDQRLIGVLGITGEPEQLRTYAELVRMTAEMLVGQRNQQAEQQWRRQRCDDLLALLLSEAGDSPRLVDEAQQLGLKPQLTRVPYLFELGLEHGPGQTVEALSAWLTSRYPDSWCASSAKSSLLWCRPASQNVEHDRLLEKLDGLGWKVLRIAVGGQADGLAGLRRCYRRVGDLLAYGREVLPHSRLLTLNRYRLPVMLWRHRNDDALDELLKPLRKVIAKDANGQLLATLRSWCEHDGQSQACADALGIHRNSLRYRMERIAELSGVDPLRLDGMLALYLGVQLLPQTDPG